A window of Leptospira stimsonii contains these coding sequences:
- the fliH gene encoding flagellar assembly protein FliH: MAKLVFKPIQIADIKDQVELAIPDKYKKFHRDEDAEEFEVDQEGNIIEQYQGPSIEEIEAELSRYREENEEQVRKLLEDARRKSEEIEEEGRKRAFQMIQDSKEKVKLEEDTGKAKAEQILDRAKMEVERMIKEAEMKVAEIEHEAYLKGYDAGREVGFKKGQGEVRRLIDRLGTIVGKAIDIREEIIQASEKQMVEMILIIARKVIKDEIIERKEIVLNNIREALKRIKDRDRVDIRVNFADLELTTAHKDELIKLMESLRKVNIYEDSRVDRGGVIIETDVGAIDARISTQLKEIEEAIRNAEPI; encoded by the coding sequence ATGGCCAAACTCGTCTTTAAACCGATTCAAATCGCTGACATCAAAGATCAGGTAGAATTAGCGATTCCTGATAAATACAAAAAATTTCACAGAGACGAGGACGCGGAAGAGTTCGAGGTAGACCAAGAAGGGAATATCATCGAACAGTATCAGGGACCTTCGATCGAAGAGATCGAAGCCGAACTGAGTCGTTATCGGGAAGAGAACGAAGAACAGGTTCGTAAACTTCTCGAAGACGCGAGAAGAAAATCGGAAGAGATCGAGGAAGAAGGACGAAAGCGCGCCTTCCAGATGATCCAGGATTCCAAAGAAAAAGTCAAATTAGAAGAAGATACCGGTAAGGCAAAAGCCGAACAGATTCTCGACCGCGCAAAGATGGAAGTCGAGAGAATGATCAAAGAAGCCGAGATGAAGGTCGCAGAGATCGAACACGAGGCTTACTTAAAAGGTTATGACGCTGGACGAGAAGTCGGTTTCAAAAAAGGTCAGGGAGAGGTTCGAAGACTCATCGACCGTCTCGGAACCATCGTCGGTAAGGCGATCGATATCCGTGAAGAGATCATCCAGGCCTCGGAAAAACAGATGGTGGAGATGATTTTGATCATCGCACGAAAGGTGATCAAAGACGAGATCATTGAGAGAAAGGAAATCGTTCTCAACAATATTAGAGAAGCCTTAAAGAGAATCAAAGACCGGGACCGCGTGGACATTCGGGTCAACTTCGCGGACTTGGAACTCACGACCGCTCACAAAGACGAACTTATCAAACTTATGGAATCTCTTCGCAAGGTCAATATCTACGAAGATTCGCGTGTGGATCGTGGAGGTGTTATCATCGAAACGGACGTAGGAGCGATCGATGCGAGGATTTCAACTCAGCTCAAAGAAATCGAGGAAGCCATTCGAAATGCGGAGCCGATCTAA
- a CDS encoding DUF370 domain-containing protein, producing the protein MSQFSVLNVGFGNIVLVSKIVSIIHSDSASAKRIRNEAKTNNSLIDATQGKKTRSIIVTDSNHLILSNLRVESLTRRIESRDNSIASEEEELD; encoded by the coding sequence ATGTCCCAGTTTAGCGTATTGAACGTAGGATTCGGGAATATCGTTCTGGTTTCTAAGATCGTAAGCATCATTCATTCGGATTCTGCTTCGGCTAAGAGGATCCGAAATGAGGCAAAGACGAACAACAGTTTGATCGACGCGACTCAAGGTAAAAAAACCCGTTCGATTATCGTGACGGACAGCAATCATCTGATTCTTTCCAATTTAAGAGTAGAATCTCTTACAAGAAGAATCGAGTCCCGAGACAATTCCATCGCATCCGAAGAGGAAGAACTAGACTGA
- a CDS encoding transporter yields the protein MKQYYKFLTLFCAFFFLVPLSISGKKKNGPPPKVSGYELVSNPSAAFGKTIQIAGTVSEILYKGNSIRFVVYFSGKPVALDSDAPSLISNVQVGSSVSVCGFYLKDRELKANGIATTMPFILVDSPDCR from the coding sequence ATGAAACAATATTATAAATTCCTAACTCTTTTTTGTGCCTTTTTCTTTTTGGTCCCACTTTCTATTTCAGGAAAGAAAAAGAACGGCCCTCCTCCGAAAGTGAGCGGTTACGAACTTGTTTCCAATCCTTCGGCGGCATTTGGAAAGACGATTCAGATCGCCGGAACCGTCTCGGAAATTCTTTATAAAGGAAACTCGATCCGTTTTGTAGTTTATTTTTCAGGAAAACCCGTAGCGTTAGATTCGGATGCCCCTTCCTTGATTTCAAATGTGCAAGTGGGAAGCTCCGTTTCCGTTTGCGGATTCTACCTCAAGGATAGAGAACTCAAAGCGAATGGAATCGCGACGACGATGCCTTTTATTTTAGTAGACTCTCCGGATTGCAGATAA
- the fliF gene encoding flagellar basal-body MS-ring/collar protein FliF — protein sequence MPEQLQKIINNVREFFTTLDTTKKLILGGVALTVIVAIGILSTISLQKNRVVLFKDLTSKDFAEVTKKLDSLGYQYGTSDTSIITVDPEQRQEIVTKLAQENLIPAGVQGWELFNVDKFTETQFDKDIKKYRALKGAIEQSLMTLRSVDKAYVNIAFPEDELFTSNASPVKASVILHYIPGVESLSRKEVKGIVNLISRAVPKLKPENVSVADADGKIISDFEEDLEKERLELRIVQEKLRIGEEQRIQRLIDMRNTLRWLLGGEERVDITRFEYNLNWDKESYKDNSVSPVVAIPDNPSTPYSELKLVDGYSLKVSSKETKEDFKGRGFTPDGPAGTEPNIPPGYKDTDYQKSEYSKSENINNYEFNRRVSEVQKQPWKVEKINLSVVIDGMWEKKEKEDGTGYERKYIPVSDDELRQIRKNLEAAVGLDKARGDQISVITIPKDRSAQFAAEDEELRKQKAIRQMIIASLIIILLLIVSILVYRAVKKEIARRRRLREEELAAQQQMMREAALRVMDEGGAEVELSLDEKYRRELLENAINLAREKPEEVAQLLRTWLSEEEAS from the coding sequence ATGCCAGAGCAATTGCAGAAAATTATTAATAACGTTCGAGAGTTTTTCACGACTCTGGACACGACCAAAAAACTCATCCTCGGAGGAGTTGCGTTAACCGTCATCGTAGCGATCGGGATTCTCTCTACGATCTCCCTGCAAAAGAACCGAGTCGTCCTCTTCAAAGATCTCACGAGCAAGGATTTCGCAGAGGTCACCAAAAAGTTGGATTCTCTCGGTTACCAGTACGGAACTTCCGATACGAGCATCATCACCGTCGACCCAGAACAAAGACAAGAGATTGTCACAAAACTCGCTCAGGAAAATTTAATCCCCGCGGGCGTTCAAGGTTGGGAACTTTTCAACGTGGATAAATTCACCGAGACCCAGTTCGACAAGGACATCAAGAAATATCGAGCGCTCAAAGGGGCCATAGAACAATCCTTGATGACACTTCGCTCCGTTGACAAGGCATATGTCAACATCGCCTTCCCCGAAGACGAACTCTTCACCTCCAACGCGTCTCCGGTGAAAGCTTCCGTTATTCTCCACTATATTCCCGGCGTTGAATCTCTTTCCAGAAAGGAAGTAAAAGGGATCGTGAACTTGATTTCACGAGCGGTTCCAAAGTTAAAACCGGAGAACGTGAGCGTGGCCGACGCAGACGGTAAGATCATAAGCGACTTCGAAGAGGATCTCGAAAAGGAAAGACTCGAACTCAGAATCGTTCAAGAAAAATTAAGAATCGGCGAAGAACAAAGAATCCAAAGATTGATCGACATGAGAAACACCCTTCGTTGGCTCCTCGGGGGCGAAGAGAGAGTCGACATTACACGTTTTGAATACAACTTAAATTGGGACAAAGAATCCTATAAAGATAATTCCGTTTCTCCGGTCGTCGCAATTCCCGATAACCCGAGCACTCCCTACTCCGAATTAAAACTCGTGGACGGTTATTCTTTGAAAGTTTCCTCCAAAGAAACAAAAGAAGACTTCAAAGGGAGAGGTTTTACTCCGGACGGACCCGCGGGAACCGAGCCGAACATTCCTCCCGGCTACAAGGACACGGACTATCAAAAATCCGAATATAGCAAATCCGAGAACATCAATAACTACGAATTCAACAGAAGAGTTTCCGAAGTTCAAAAACAACCTTGGAAAGTCGAGAAGATCAACCTCTCCGTCGTGATCGACGGAATGTGGGAAAAGAAAGAAAAAGAAGACGGAACTGGATACGAAAGAAAATACATTCCGGTATCGGACGACGAACTCAGACAAATCCGTAAGAACTTAGAAGCCGCGGTCGGACTCGATAAAGCGAGAGGGGATCAGATTTCCGTAATCACGATTCCAAAAGACAGATCGGCTCAGTTCGCCGCGGAAGACGAAGAACTCCGCAAACAGAAAGCGATCCGCCAAATGATCATCGCGTCTTTGATCATCATTCTTCTACTCATCGTGAGCATCCTGGTTTACAGAGCGGTTAAGAAAGAAATCGCAAGAAGAAGAAGACTCAGAGAAGAAGAACTCGCGGCTCAACAGCAGATGATGAGAGAAGCGGCTCTTCGAGTCATGGACGAAGGCGGTGCGGAAGTAGAACTCTCTCTCGACGAGAAGTATCGAAGAGAACTCCTCGAAAACGCGATCAACCTTGCAAGGGAAAAACCGGAAGAAGTCGCACAACTTCTCCGCACTTGGCTCTCTGAAGAGGAAGCAAGCTGA
- a CDS encoding M23 family metallopeptidase, producing MYKNFIIFKIKLRLTKILFLILLSNVSIEAAPNFGNFGSEVDFIDFGRWTTAPFSYSVSSAFSAEYGGFNLFDSDPQTHWYSSNQPGNEWIIVDFGSKRLINGLEITVPLFRKERAVKKYEIQVLIRDEWRTILTNEKVELINLHKLENLDASVLRIYFPNTTERGVVISDLKLLLNQRLLNGIEPRLRGYTFPVLGGLIPALDFQLPNAPRVYRNGVHKGIDIYKKKDTDGQIRNLNFQDEAVSPGDGVIVRADHSYSPMTLADYEYHTSQSHKGTVTYVEKDFGGRQVWIDHGNGVMTSFNHLSSIKSNLRVGSKIKQGEIVGTVGNSGLIEEAKGSMENTHLHFEIWVDGEFFGNGIPPAQVRKLLQYFFKRNGAD from the coding sequence ATGTATAAGAATTTCATAATATTTAAAATAAAATTACGCTTAACAAAAATTCTATTCTTGATTCTTCTTTCGAACGTGTCGATCGAGGCCGCCCCGAATTTCGGAAACTTCGGATCCGAAGTGGACTTTATCGATTTTGGAAGATGGACGACAGCACCGTTCAGTTATTCCGTCTCCTCGGCTTTCTCCGCCGAATACGGCGGTTTTAACCTTTTCGACTCCGATCCGCAAACTCATTGGTATTCCTCGAATCAACCGGGAAACGAATGGATCATAGTAGACTTCGGCTCCAAACGTCTCATCAACGGTCTTGAAATCACAGTTCCTCTTTTTCGAAAAGAAAGAGCCGTTAAAAAATATGAGATCCAGGTTTTGATACGAGACGAATGGAGAACCATCCTTACGAATGAAAAAGTGGAACTGATCAACCTTCACAAACTTGAAAATCTTGACGCATCCGTTTTAAGAATTTATTTCCCAAATACAACCGAACGAGGAGTTGTGATCAGCGATCTTAAACTTTTACTAAATCAGAGATTACTCAACGGAATCGAACCGAGACTACGTGGTTATACATTTCCGGTTTTAGGCGGACTCATTCCCGCACTCGACTTCCAACTTCCCAACGCACCTCGTGTTTATCGTAACGGAGTACATAAGGGAATTGATATATACAAAAAGAAAGATACGGATGGACAAATTCGAAATCTAAACTTCCAAGACGAGGCCGTTTCTCCCGGCGACGGAGTGATCGTCCGCGCGGATCATTCGTATTCTCCAATGACGTTAGCCGATTATGAATATCACACTTCTCAATCCCACAAAGGAACCGTTACTTACGTCGAAAAAGATTTCGGAGGAAGACAGGTTTGGATCGATCACGGAAACGGAGTGATGACGAGTTTCAATCACCTCTCCTCCATCAAAAGCAATCTGCGGGTGGGAAGCAAAATCAAACAAGGTGAAATCGTCGGAACCGTCGGAAATTCGGGACTCATCGAAGAAGCGAAAGGCTCGATGGAGAATACGCACCTTCACTTCGAGATTTGGGTGGACGGAGAATTTTTCGGAAACGGAATTCCTCCTGCCCAGGTTCGAAAACTTTTGCAGTATTTTTTCAAACGAAACGGAGCGGATTGA
- a CDS encoding FliG C-terminal domain-containing protein, whose product MNSLSSRQNRAGSLLRILGEHLPPEVYRHLGPETTGKLLETFHKTGKPDSKEEREILSSFLGSLSKIQREENIDPESLHLIRELEALLREEKEERDLLQDLKTKSAEEISRIVSGENSDLIALVLCFGDPDAAAAVLNDFPESRKEEILIQIHDLDLSSEYEKNRLERFLKFKLEALALEEKSLPTRNQKGKKAADLLGRLNPGDSQKIFDRIREKRPGFAENIIEHFFRMEDLLFLEREPINRFFSSFHSIVLACALKGTETEIQLRILEKLEPALSASIRLESDSMGPISLAEMETAQNGILERLREEIEEGSIKFWRAT is encoded by the coding sequence ATGAACTCCCTGTCGTCCAGACAAAATAGAGCGGGAAGCCTTCTCCGGATCTTGGGAGAACATCTCCCTCCGGAAGTCTACCGCCACTTAGGTCCGGAGACGACGGGGAAACTTCTCGAGACGTTTCACAAAACGGGAAAACCCGATTCCAAGGAAGAGAGAGAAATTCTCTCTTCTTTCTTAGGTTCTCTTTCCAAAATTCAAAGAGAGGAAAATATTGATCCCGAAAGCCTCCACTTGATTCGAGAGCTGGAAGCCCTTCTCAGAGAAGAAAAAGAAGAAAGAGATCTCTTACAAGACCTGAAGACAAAAAGTGCGGAAGAAATTTCCAGAATCGTTTCGGGTGAGAATTCGGATCTGATTGCCTTGGTTCTTTGTTTCGGCGATCCGGACGCGGCCGCCGCGGTGTTAAACGACTTCCCCGAATCTCGAAAAGAAGAAATTTTGATCCAAATCCACGATCTCGACCTTTCCAGCGAATACGAGAAGAATCGTCTGGAACGTTTTCTGAAGTTCAAGTTAGAAGCCCTTGCCTTGGAAGAAAAGAGCCTTCCTACCCGAAATCAAAAAGGCAAGAAGGCCGCGGACCTTTTGGGAAGACTGAATCCCGGAGATTCTCAAAAAATCTTCGATCGAATCCGCGAGAAGAGGCCCGGTTTTGCCGAAAATATAATTGAACACTTCTTTCGGATGGAAGATCTGTTATTCTTAGAAAGAGAACCTATAAATAGATTCTTTTCTTCTTTTCATTCGATCGTTCTCGCCTGTGCGCTCAAAGGCACGGAGACGGAAATTCAGCTCCGGATTCTCGAAAAATTAGAACCGGCGCTGAGCGCTTCGATTCGCCTGGAATCCGATTCCATGGGTCCGATCAGTCTCGCGGAAATGGAGACGGCTCAGAACGGAATTCTCGAGAGACTCCGGGAAGAGATCGAAGAAGGAAGTATCAAATTTTGGAGAGCTACGTAA
- the fliJ gene encoding flagellar export protein FliJ, with protein sequence MKRFEFSLEPVLNLRKKKEDEKLKAFSLVAGEINQIRNEILENEKQIDFLAGESYSLHGASLRDYQLHQGYIRSLITQNENLESDIDKKKPELDSKRSELILAQKDRKILEILKDNQYKQYRKLYFKKEKFELEEHYNQLKSIQWREIRESTQSESPPRIFTFDTGTNAEGANDDAGLSELKKLYERFKK encoded by the coding sequence TTGAAACGTTTTGAATTCAGCCTGGAACCCGTTCTCAATCTTAGAAAGAAGAAGGAAGACGAAAAACTCAAAGCGTTTTCCCTCGTCGCAGGCGAAATCAACCAGATCCGAAACGAGATCCTGGAGAACGAAAAGCAGATCGACTTTCTCGCGGGAGAATCCTATTCTCTCCACGGAGCCTCTCTGAGAGACTACCAACTGCACCAAGGTTATATCCGCTCTCTTATTACCCAAAACGAAAATTTAGAATCGGATATCGATAAGAAAAAGCCGGAACTCGATTCGAAAAGATCCGAATTGATCCTCGCGCAGAAGGATCGAAAGATATTAGAAATCTTAAAAGACAATCAATATAAACAATATCGAAAACTCTATTTTAAAAAAGAGAAATTCGAACTCGAAGAACATTATAATCAGCTAAAATCCATCCAATGGAGAGAAATCCGTGAATCCACTCAATCTGAATCGCCTCCGAGAATCTTTACATTCGATACGGGAACAAACGCAGAAGGCGCAAACGACGACGCAGGGCTCTCAGAGCTTAAAAAACTCTACGAGCGATTCAAAAAGTGA
- a CDS encoding periplasmic-type flagellar collar protein FlbB translates to MASLSDKARATYLVLLIFFLLGIGFFVFDYFQIINASDIFPFLRKEPGLVNQDNESPSELQKLEFTKAQERFAEELDELEKRKAELLAEKGRLEAEMEKLEEMRKGLITKEKDMKSSEAEKNSRQKLVKVLADKVGNMPPDSAVGMLLNWPDGDIIDVFIQMDKDAEDDGRPTITTYLLTLFPADRRAMITNKWLSRSGGIKTPGIPDDAVEANP, encoded by the coding sequence ATGGCATCGTTAAGCGACAAAGCAAGAGCCACCTATCTGGTGCTTCTCATCTTCTTTCTCTTAGGAATCGGTTTTTTCGTTTTTGATTACTTTCAGATCATAAACGCCTCCGATATTTTTCCCTTTTTGAGAAAGGAACCTGGCCTCGTGAATCAGGACAACGAGTCCCCTTCCGAACTTCAAAAGCTGGAATTTACGAAGGCTCAAGAAAGATTTGCGGAAGAATTGGACGAGCTTGAAAAACGAAAGGCCGAACTCCTCGCGGAAAAAGGGCGGCTCGAAGCGGAGATGGAAAAACTCGAAGAGATGAGAAAAGGTCTTATCACAAAAGAGAAAGACATGAAATCTTCAGAAGCGGAAAAAAATAGCCGCCAGAAATTGGTAAAAGTGCTCGCCGATAAAGTCGGGAATATGCCTCCGGACTCCGCTGTCGGAATGCTTCTAAACTGGCCTGATGGAGATATCATAGACGTTTTTATTCAGATGGACAAGGACGCTGAAGACGACGGGAGACCAACCATTACCACCTATCTTTTGACCCTCTTCCCAGCGGATAGAAGAGCGATGATCACTAACAAATGGCTCAGTCGATCAGGCGGAATCAAAACACCTGGAATTCCGGATGACGCAGTCGAAGCAAATCCATAA
- the fliI gene encoding flagellar protein export ATPase FliI, which translates to MIEKKFHEKIDVMSKYFLIMDRTETIRKSGKVIRVSGNVIYSEGPPDSKIGELMDVQKSGKEGYLQCEIVGFEGHVYTLMPLGPVEGIYPEAFVFSSGRKLSIPVGKELLGRVLNGVGRPIDKKGHIITKEERPPDAEVPNPLDRPIIRDILMTGVRSIDGLLTIGRGQRVGIFSGSGVGKSSLLGMIARYTDADVNVIALVGERGREVNEFIELDLGKEGLQKSVVLAATSDSPKMEQVNCALLATAIAEYFRDQGKHVNLMMDSLTRFAQANREISASNHEPPITRGFSSSVFSKLAKLVERSGTSKSGGTITGFYTVLTEADEMEDPVADAVRGYIDGHIILSRKLAERNHYPAVDIPASLSRVMARIAPEDQNLRAGMIRELISVYNSAEELIRLNAYVSGSDPRVDMAIRKKDKIDRYLKQKIQERSTFSQAVKGLKDILEEEQEDEEF; encoded by the coding sequence ATGATTGAAAAGAAATTTCACGAGAAAATAGACGTCATGTCCAAATATTTCCTGATCATGGATCGGACGGAAACGATCCGGAAATCCGGCAAGGTGATTCGTGTTTCTGGAAACGTCATCTATTCGGAAGGTCCTCCGGATTCTAAAATCGGCGAACTCATGGATGTCCAAAAGAGCGGAAAGGAAGGATATCTCCAGTGCGAGATCGTCGGGTTTGAGGGACACGTCTATACTTTGATGCCCCTCGGCCCCGTGGAAGGAATCTATCCAGAAGCCTTTGTCTTTTCCTCAGGACGCAAACTCTCCATTCCCGTCGGGAAAGAACTCCTGGGTCGGGTTCTCAACGGTGTAGGAAGGCCGATCGATAAAAAAGGTCATATTATCACTAAGGAAGAACGTCCTCCGGACGCAGAAGTTCCGAATCCCCTAGACAGACCGATCATTCGTGATATTCTCATGACCGGAGTACGGTCCATTGATGGGCTTCTCACGATCGGAAGAGGACAACGTGTCGGAATCTTCTCTGGCTCCGGCGTCGGAAAATCCAGCCTCTTAGGAATGATCGCGCGCTATACCGATGCGGACGTAAACGTAATCGCCCTCGTCGGAGAGCGCGGACGAGAAGTAAACGAATTCATAGAATTAGATTTAGGAAAAGAAGGACTCCAAAAATCCGTCGTCCTCGCGGCAACTTCCGATTCTCCCAAGATGGAACAAGTCAACTGCGCCCTCCTTGCCACCGCTATCGCGGAATACTTTCGAGACCAAGGGAAACACGTAAACCTCATGATGGATTCCTTGACAAGATTCGCGCAAGCCAACCGTGAAATTTCCGCTTCGAATCATGAACCCCCGATCACGAGAGGTTTTAGCTCCTCCGTCTTTTCTAAACTCGCCAAGCTCGTGGAACGCTCCGGAACTTCCAAATCCGGCGGAACCATCACCGGTTTTTACACTGTCTTAACCGAAGCAGATGAAATGGAAGATCCAGTTGCGGACGCTGTTCGAGGATATATCGACGGACATATTATCCTCAGCCGAAAGCTCGCGGAAAGAAATCATTATCCTGCAGTCGATATCCCGGCTTCACTCTCGCGCGTCATGGCAAGAATCGCACCGGAAGATCAAAACCTAAGAGCGGGAATGATTCGAGAACTTATCAGCGTCTATAATTCCGCTGAAGAATTGATCCGCCTGAACGCCTATGTTTCCGGCTCCGATCCAAGAGTCGATATGGCGATTCGAAAGAAGGATAAGATCGATCGTTATCTGAAACAAAAGATCCAGGAGAGAAGCACTTTCTCGCAAGCAGTCAAAGGCCTAAAAGATATTTTAGAAGAAGAACAAGAAGACGAGGAATTCTAA
- a CDS encoding guanylate kinase: MNSPKLFVLSSVAGGGKSTLIQKLREKHPEILFSISCTTRSPRPGDKEGVTYHFLSREEFEKGISESAFLEYAIVHDQYYGTPLKFIEDAFQKGASVIMDIDVQGAKIIKEKLPSKIVTIFILPPNEEEWEKRLRGRGTDSEENILKRIRNGKEELRRQDEFDFKIVNDDLETALKELEEIVFSKSK, from the coding sequence CTGAATTCTCCCAAACTTTTTGTTCTCTCTTCTGTCGCCGGAGGGGGGAAGTCGACCCTGATACAGAAACTTCGTGAGAAACATCCGGAAATTTTGTTTTCCATTTCCTGCACCACTCGTTCTCCTCGTCCCGGGGATAAGGAAGGAGTAACGTATCATTTTCTTTCCAGAGAAGAATTTGAAAAGGGAATCTCTGAATCAGCTTTCTTAGAATACGCCATCGTCCATGACCAGTATTACGGAACGCCTCTAAAATTTATCGAAGATGCCTTTCAAAAAGGAGCTTCTGTGATCATGGATATTGACGTCCAAGGCGCGAAGATCATCAAAGAAAAACTTCCTTCGAAAATCGTGACTATTTTTATTCTTCCACCTAACGAAGAAGAGTGGGAGAAACGATTGAGAGGACGTGGGACTGACTCGGAAGAAAACATCTTGAAGAGAATTCGTAATGGAAAAGAAGAATTGCGTCGCCAAGACGAATTCGATTTTAAAATCGTGAACGACGATTTGGAAACGGCTCTCAAGGAATTGGAAGAAATCGTATTTTCGAAATCGAAATGA
- a CDS encoding N-acetylneuraminate synthase family protein: MNFQKEFSIANNVNVGNEHPPVIVAEIGLNHNNDEEIGKKTISAAKKAGVQAVKFQSYVTEEFIDVNNPDSKILVDIFKKYELSESMHRKFQKAAEDEGLIFFSTPLCVSSLRLLEALKVPAIKIASGDVTNKTLLEETARTKLPVILSSGAADFFEVNRAVSFLEEEGTTKLCLLHCVSLYPTPPEKANLRIIETFLTLYPFPIGFSDHTTGSVAATSAVSLGATMIEKHFTLDKNLDGPDHGISANPEELKAVCENALLAWKMRGNGDKKPWNEEVNGRFFGRRALYSDKDGNPIALRPDLTQRSAEFLDSWEVEKIKHLKGQVGKPFHV, from the coding sequence ATGAACTTTCAAAAAGAATTCTCAATCGCAAATAACGTGAACGTCGGAAACGAACATCCTCCGGTAATCGTCGCCGAAATCGGACTCAATCACAACAACGATGAAGAGATCGGCAAAAAAACGATTTCCGCGGCGAAAAAAGCGGGAGTTCAAGCGGTAAAGTTCCAATCCTACGTAACGGAAGAATTCATAGACGTAAACAATCCTGACTCTAAGATCTTAGTCGATATATTCAAAAAATATGAACTTTCGGAATCGATGCATAGAAAATTCCAGAAAGCCGCCGAGGACGAGGGGCTTATCTTTTTTTCCACACCCCTTTGTGTGAGTTCCTTGCGACTCCTCGAGGCTTTAAAGGTTCCTGCGATCAAGATCGCAAGCGGAGACGTGACGAATAAAACTCTCCTAGAAGAGACGGCAAGAACGAAACTTCCGGTAATCCTATCTTCCGGCGCGGCCGATTTTTTCGAGGTCAACAGAGCCGTTTCTTTTTTGGAAGAGGAAGGGACAACGAAACTTTGTCTTTTACACTGCGTATCCCTCTACCCGACTCCGCCTGAAAAAGCGAACTTAAGAATCATAGAAACATTCCTGACTCTTTATCCGTTTCCGATCGGATTTTCGGATCACACTACAGGAAGTGTCGCGGCGACCAGCGCCGTTTCCCTCGGAGCAACTATGATCGAAAAACACTTTACACTCGATAAAAATTTGGACGGACCCGATCACGGAATCTCGGCGAACCCCGAAGAATTAAAAGCGGTTTGCGAAAACGCTCTTCTCGCTTGGAAAATGAGAGGGAATGGAGATAAAAAACCTTGGAACGAAGAAGTGAACGGAAGATTCTTCGGAAGACGAGCCCTCTACTCGGATAAGGACGGAAACCCGATCGCACTCCGACCGGATCTGACACAAAGAAGCGCCGAATTTTTGGATTCTTGGGAAGTGGAAAAGATCAAACACCTAAAAGGTCAAGTCGGAAAACCGTTTCATGTATAA